The Methanolacinia petrolearia DSM 11571 genome has a segment encoding these proteins:
- a CDS encoding CheF family chemotaxis protein: MTETTLKQVPVKIEYGGKWISTKIGVNEEKILFPEPISAEIKIKTIDDLEEKKNIITISTKKGESYKIASIPKVLQILKKTIIMGCSAYRLMAYFMSPAIRGGVMVSNASWEKGAIAVLKTGIWFVSKNKQICIPLDEVTGIELTKREVQGKDNDVVQIVNIENEEVVTSFVLCPLTTLQILFNYLKDATKGTEVSAGDVDDVSAQVAMLVYSGMDSHAIEKMVNISHKEIEKIYDKLIKQGLVEVVMTRREVKLTTKGVRFVNEAVKT, from the coding sequence ATGACAGAGACTACTTTGAAACAGGTCCCTGTAAAGATAGAATATGGCGGGAAATGGATCTCTACAAAAATCGGAGTGAACGAAGAAAAAATATTATTCCCTGAGCCTATATCTGCAGAAATAAAAATTAAGACGATAGACGACCTTGAAGAAAAAAAGAATATTATTACGATAAGTACGAAAAAAGGAGAATCCTACAAGATTGCATCCATTCCAAAAGTGCTCCAGATATTAAAAAAGACAATAATCATGGGATGTTCGGCATACAGGCTCATGGCATATTTTATGTCGCCTGCGATAAGAGGCGGTGTCATGGTAAGCAATGCCTCTTGGGAGAAAGGTGCAATTGCGGTTTTAAAAACAGGGATCTGGTTTGTGAGCAAGAACAAGCAGATCTGCATACCTCTTGATGAAGTAACAGGAATTGAACTGACAAAAAGAGAAGTGCAGGGCAAAGACAATGATGTTGTGCAGATAGTAAATATTGAAAACGAAGAAGTTGTTACGAGTTTCGTTCTCTGCCCCCTTACAACTCTCCAGATCCTGTTCAACTACCTGAAAGATGCCACGAAAGGTACCGAGGTAAGTGCAGGCGATGTGGATGATGTTTCTGCTCAGGTTGCAATGCTTGTATATTCAGGTATGGACTCCCATGCAATTGAAAAGATGGTGAATATTTCTCATAAGGAGATTGAGAAGATATACGACAAACTCATCAAGCAGGGCCTTGTGGAAGTCGTTATGACAAGGCGTGAGGTCAAACTTACTACAAAGGGTGTAAGATTTGTAAATGAGGCAGTAAAGACATAA
- a CDS encoding response regulator, with the protein MGRILVVDDTMFMRTLLKNILFSGSHDIVGEAENGEEAVEKYKSLKPDLVTMDVVMPKMNGIEALKAIMAEDPSAKVVMCTAVGQEQMVKLAIKSGAKGYIVKPFQAPKVLEEVNNVLNS; encoded by the coding sequence ATGGGAAGGATTTTAGTTGTAGATGATACCATGTTCATGAGAACACTATTGAAAAATATCCTCTTTTCAGGCTCTCATGATATCGTCGGTGAAGCTGAGAATGGAGAAGAGGCTGTTGAAAAATACAAGAGCCTTAAACCTGATCTCGTCACGATGGACGTTGTAATGCCGAAGATGAACGGCATCGAAGCTTTAAAAGCAATAATGGCTGAAGATCCTTCGGCCAAAGTAGTTATGTGCACCGCCGTGGGACAGGAACAGATGGTCAAACTTGCAATAAAATCCGGGGCAAAGGGCTATATCGTAAAACCTTTCCAGGCTCCAAAGGTATTGGAAGAAGTGAACAACGTATTGAATTCATAA
- the cheB gene encoding chemotaxis-specific protein-glutamate methyltransferase CheB gives MIRVLVIDDSVFMRTVLTDLLGRDPSIDVVGTAEDGRDALKKIEGLSPDVITLDIQMPNMNGIEVLEVLQSFENPPKILMLSTLTSRDAELTKKGLDLGADDFMLKPKNLGKIRGIEQELISKIKHLITIPSITEKPRIIQRPAENLVMIGSSAGGPPMLDSVVSSLKEDLNAAVVITQHMPAGFTASLAERLNRISPLKVKETENAELLQIGCIYVSKGGFHTIISANPLSNGKMGGKITHSKAPPVHAVRPAVDKTFASGAKVFGKKTMGVILSGMGSDGGEGMEYIKNAGGRTIVVKEEDCLVYGMARSALERNSVDKVLSLKSIPRDISKYIASIE, from the coding sequence ATGATAAGAGTTCTTGTTATAGATGATTCCGTATTTATGCGGACGGTCCTTACAGACCTGCTGGGCAGAGACCCTTCGATCGATGTAGTAGGTACGGCAGAGGATGGCAGAGATGCACTCAAAAAAATAGAGGGGCTGTCTCCGGACGTAATCACACTAGATATCCAGATGCCGAACATGAACGGGATAGAAGTTTTGGAAGTACTCCAGTCCTTCGAAAATCCTCCGAAAATCCTTATGCTTTCGACCCTCACATCAAGAGATGCAGAACTGACCAAGAAAGGTCTGGATCTTGGTGCGGACGATTTTATGCTCAAACCGAAGAATCTCGGTAAAATCCGTGGAATCGAACAGGAACTCATATCTAAAATCAAGCATCTGATAACAATCCCTTCCATAACGGAAAAACCAAGGATTATCCAAAGGCCTGCAGAAAACCTTGTCATGATAGGATCTTCAGCAGGCGGTCCCCCGATGCTTGACTCGGTTGTATCTTCTTTAAAAGAAGATCTCAATGCGGCGGTCGTGATAACCCAGCATATGCCCGCCGGCTTCACAGCATCACTTGCCGAAAGACTGAACAGGATTTCACCGCTTAAAGTCAAAGAGACGGAGAATGCCGAACTGCTTCAAATCGGATGCATATATGTTTCAAAAGGTGGTTTTCACACAATTATCTCAGCAAACCCCTTATCAAACGGAAAGATGGGCGGAAAAATCACCCATTCGAAAGCTCCTCCTGTCCATGCGGTCAGACCTGCTGTTGACAAAACATTCGCCTCAGGGGCTAAAGTATTCGGAAAAAAGACCATGGGAGTAATATTAAGCGGCATGGGAAGCGACGGAGGAGAAGGGATGGAATATATAAAAAATGCCGGCGGGCGAACGATAGTCGTTAAAGAGGAGGACTGCCTTGTCTACGGCATGGCAAGGTCTGCACTCGAAAGAAACAGCGTTGACAAAGTATTGTCACTTAAATCAATTCCCAGGGATATTTCGAAATATATAGCGTCAATAGAGTGA
- a CDS encoding chemotaxis protein CheA — protein MTDEDSYRKLFVAESLENHETIVNNILVLEEGSDDTAIDEIFRAAHTLKGMSASMGYMQMERLCHKMEDVFHCIRSGELDISPELTDILLACTDRIEEMIDDIEGGGDSSSINEDDLVEKLKEYETQGQQEDTSIPAVDEISIITECEDGEEGMEEETLSENPVIPKIQRYKLTLEIDKECNMKDVRALIVIQNLEELGHIISSEPSAEEIDNGSIGEDLEIIIESDSGEEALISASQITDIKNVEILPVGEDVSEKIPEYKLKIFIEPECNMKDVRAMIVLQNLEKLGQIIHTIPSIDEIDSGEIDDAFEVIISSESPESQILTSSRGTEIKEVRIEPYIQDTQARKETQPEESAKETDTKGKIQTEDTSYAKDSASKSDEPAKKDDTDSKNREKSRDNNKKKEVKNLRVDISRLDQMMNLVEDLVINGGRLKQIAKEHQIKDMDEALNMVSRSISDLQNLMMYIRMIPLNHIFNRFPRVVRDVAHHDKKEVEFIMTGGETELDRSVIDGLGDPLLHLIRNGVNHGIETPDVRIAAGKDPKGTLTLSAYRDQGNVIIELSDDGKGISREKVLKKAIEKGFITGEEADNLPDEEVPKFLFLPGFSTAEEITDISGRGVGLDVVKSTIESLKGSIKVKSVEGQGSTFTLTLPPTMAIIEVMMVRINNRRCAIPINVVVEVAKINLKDINRIGKSEAILLRDEVLQLHRLDEMFGKAQPSGMIVIVQYQGSKCCIPVDVVEGQQEIVVKPVSNIIGTCPGVGGVTIPGDGDVIPILDVNTMII, from the coding sequence ATGACAGACGAGGACTCTTACAGAAAATTATTTGTTGCGGAATCATTGGAGAACCATGAGACCATAGTTAATAATATTCTGGTTTTGGAAGAGGGTTCAGACGACACAGCTATCGATGAGATCTTCCGTGCCGCCCATACCCTGAAAGGAATGTCGGCATCGATGGGATATATGCAGATGGAACGTCTCTGCCACAAAATGGAGGATGTATTCCACTGTATAAGAAGCGGGGAACTGGATATCTCCCCGGAACTGACTGATATACTCCTTGCCTGTACAGATCGCATAGAAGAGATGATCGACGATATCGAAGGCGGCGGAGACAGTTCATCAATAAATGAAGACGATCTCGTTGAAAAATTAAAGGAGTATGAAACTCAGGGGCAGCAGGAGGATACATCCATCCCGGCGGTCGATGAAATCTCCATCATAACTGAATGCGAAGATGGAGAAGAAGGGATGGAAGAAGAAACCTTGTCTGAAAATCCTGTAATACCAAAGATTCAAAGATATAAACTTACACTTGAGATCGATAAAGAATGCAATATGAAGGATGTCAGGGCCCTGATAGTCATCCAGAATCTTGAAGAGCTCGGACATATCATATCAAGCGAGCCTTCAGCCGAGGAGATCGACAACGGATCAATAGGAGAAGACCTCGAGATAATTATAGAAAGCGATTCAGGGGAAGAGGCTCTTATTAGCGCATCGCAGATTACCGATATAAAGAATGTTGAAATATTGCCGGTGGGAGAGGATGTCTCTGAAAAGATCCCTGAATATAAACTGAAAATATTCATAGAGCCGGAATGCAACATGAAGGATGTCAGGGCAATGATTGTCCTGCAGAACCTTGAAAAACTGGGACAGATAATTCATACAATCCCCTCAATAGATGAGATCGATTCAGGCGAAATTGATGATGCATTTGAAGTTATTATCTCCAGCGAATCTCCGGAATCACAGATTTTGACCAGTTCCAGGGGAACGGAGATCAAAGAAGTCAGGATCGAGCCGTATATACAGGATACCCAGGCCAGGAAAGAGACCCAACCAGAAGAATCTGCAAAAGAAACAGACACCAAAGGTAAAATTCAGACTGAAGACACGAGCTATGCAAAGGATAGCGCCTCCAAATCGGATGAGCCTGCAAAAAAAGACGATACGGATTCCAAGAACCGGGAAAAATCCAGGGACAACAACAAAAAGAAAGAGGTCAAAAACCTCAGGGTTGATATCTCACGCCTGGACCAGATGATGAACCTTGTCGAGGATCTCGTCATCAATGGCGGCCGCCTGAAACAGATTGCAAAAGAGCACCAGATAAAAGATATGGACGAGGCGCTGAACATGGTCAGCAGATCGATCTCCGATCTGCAGAACCTGATGATGTACATCAGGATGATCCCGCTCAACCATATCTTCAACCGTTTCCCAAGAGTCGTAAGGGATGTGGCTCATCATGATAAGAAGGAGGTCGAATTTATAATGACCGGAGGGGAGACTGAACTGGACAGGAGTGTCATCGACGGTCTGGGAGATCCACTCCTTCACCTGATAAGAAACGGTGTTAATCATGGTATCGAAACCCCGGATGTCAGAATCGCGGCAGGAAAGGATCCGAAAGGCACGCTCACACTGTCTGCCTATCGCGACCAGGGGAATGTGATTATCGAACTCTCAGATGACGGAAAGGGCATCAGCAGGGAAAAAGTCCTTAAAAAAGCTATAGAAAAAGGATTTATAACCGGAGAAGAGGCTGACAACCTTCCTGATGAAGAGGTCCCAAAATTCCTGTTCCTCCCCGGATTTTCCACTGCGGAAGAGATAACCGATATCAGTGGAAGGGGGGTTGGCCTGGACGTTGTAAAGAGTACGATCGAATCTCTGAAAGGCTCAATAAAAGTCAAATCTGTTGAAGGACAGGGTTCTACCTTTACGCTAACCCTGCCTCCGACAATGGCGATTATTGAAGTGATGATGGTCAGGATCAACAATCGCAGATGCGCAATCCCGATCAATGTGGTCGTTGAAGTTGCCAAGATTAACTTAAAGGACATAAACAGGATCGGAAAAAGCGAGGCCATCCTGCTAAGAGACGAAGTACTCCAGCTTCACAGGCTTGATGAAATGTTCGGGAAAGCGCAGCCAAGCGGCATGATTGTTATTGTGCAGTACCAGGGTTCAAAATGCTGTATACCTGTTGACGTAGTCGAAGGACAGCAGGAGATCGTCGTCAAACCCGTAAGCAACATAATCGGAACATGTCCTGGAGTAGGAGGAGTAACTATACCCGGAGACGGAGATGTCATTCCTATACTTGATGTCAACACAATGATAATTTAA
- a CDS encoding chemotaxis protein CheC: MELTEAQLDAMKELGNIGASHAATSLSTMLMSEIYMTVPEAKVIDISEISEHFGDEIAALVVFEIQGEISPGGYVILHIPKDSAINLTNTMLGSTDCDRELNEMDESALLEVGNIMVSQFLDATASLLGVVMLPSPPAIAIDMSHAAFASIVAQVAVDINEIILFKTELTSKMHDIESTIVMLPDENTLNIILSLLEKMIS; this comes from the coding sequence ATGGAATTAACCGAAGCACAACTTGACGCAATGAAAGAGCTGGGAAATATCGGTGCATCGCATGCAGCTACATCTCTGTCCACAATGCTCATGTCAGAGATCTATATGACCGTCCCTGAAGCGAAGGTCATAGATATTTCCGAGATCTCCGAACATTTCGGAGATGAGATCGCAGCCCTGGTCGTATTTGAAATTCAGGGCGAGATAAGCCCGGGAGGATATGTCATCCTGCATATTCCAAAGGATTCCGCGATTAATCTTACAAATACGATGCTTGGATCAACGGACTGCGACAGGGAGTTAAACGAGATGGACGAGAGCGCCCTTCTCGAAGTTGGAAACATTATGGTATCCCAGTTCCTCGATGCTACGGCATCGCTGTTGGGTGTTGTTATGCTGCCATCTCCTCCTGCTATTGCCATAGATATGTCTCATGCGGCCTTTGCCAGCATTGTCGCCCAGGTAGCTGTTGATATAAATGAGATAATCTTATTCAAAACCGAACTTACATCAAAAATGCATGATATTGAGAGTACTATTGTCATGCTTCCCGACGAAAATACACTAAATATAATCCTTTCACTGTTAGAAAAGATGATCTCGTAA
- a CDS encoding chemotaxis protein CheD: MEESKKPELKGINIGIGELKVGGFVMTSIGLGSCIAVVLHDKKKAVGGVAHVMLPNSNDKKDRPGKYADTAVPELLGELIAEGSNKRDIIAKIAGGSSMFRQFKGNLDIGGRNIEAVKEALNMNRIPLEGEDTGGNVGRSIMYDPGQSGVIVIRRADGTCINI, encoded by the coding sequence ATGGAAGAATCAAAAAAGCCTGAATTGAAGGGAATAAATATCGGAATTGGCGAACTGAAGGTAGGAGGTTTTGTAATGACTTCCATAGGCCTTGGATCGTGTATAGCTGTCGTTCTGCACGATAAAAAAAAGGCTGTAGGCGGCGTTGCTCATGTCATGCTCCCCAACAGCAATGACAAAAAAGACAGGCCGGGGAAATATGCAGATACGGCTGTTCCCGAATTACTTGGAGAGCTGATTGCCGAAGGAAGCAACAAGAGGGATATCATTGCAAAAATTGCAGGCGGATCAAGCATGTTCAGGCAGTTCAAGGGGAACCTTGATATTGGCGGAAGAAATATCGAAGCTGTTAAGGAAGCACTGAACATGAACAGAATTCCTCTGGAAGGTGAAGATACCGGAGGAAATGTCGGAAGATCAATTATGTACGATCCGGGCCAGAGTGGTGTTATTGTAATCAGAAGGGCGGATGGTACATGTATAAATATCTGA